One genomic window of Buchnera aphidicola (Drepanosiphum platanoidis) includes the following:
- the zwf gene encoding glucose-6-phosphate dehydrogenase has product MSHNKIKRFDLVIFGAKGDLTKRKLIPAFYQLEKFKKFHKKTKIIGVGRATWNKKKFLKIVKKSLKNFMNDKINYKIWKKLKSRIYFCKLDINKTSNFLKLKKILQSKSKKNIINYFATPPDTYANICKGLASINFNTSNCKIIVEKPIGSSYKTSKKIHKKINIFFKEKQIFRIDHYLGKETIINLFFLKFLNPIFFNNWSNKTIDHIQITLSEELGVENRWNYFNSIGQTRDMVQNHLLQIISILAMETPINLNFKNIQNEKLKVLKSLRIINKKNINIKTVRGQYSNSNIHGIKIPAYTEESKICNKSLTETFVAIKINIDNHKWFGIPFYVRTGKKLKKKKSEIVIVFKSIKFNIFKNNKKNIPKNRLHIRIQPNEGLRLFILNKKPSLNKNIKYKEIKLSNSYHKIFKKKYIHDAYEKLIFEVIRNKQSLFVSKKEVEQSWKWIDSLMNAWKLKKSKVELYQPGSWGPKSSENLLKKNGYNWY; this is encoded by the coding sequence ATGTCTCATAATAAAATAAAAAGATTTGATTTGGTAATTTTTGGAGCAAAAGGTGATTTAACTAAAAGAAAGTTAATTCCAGCATTCTATCAATTAGAAAAATTTAAAAAATTTCATAAAAAAACTAAGATAATTGGGGTGGGAAGAGCAACATGGAATAAAAAAAAATTTTTAAAAATCGTAAAAAAATCTTTAAAAAATTTCATGAATGATAAAATCAATTATAAAATATGGAAAAAATTAAAATCTAGAATTTATTTTTGCAAATTAGATATTAATAAAACATCTAATTTTTTAAAATTAAAAAAAATATTGCAATCTAAATCTAAAAAAAATATTATTAATTATTTTGCTACTCCTCCTGATACTTATGCAAACATATGTAAAGGTTTAGCATCAATAAATTTTAATACATCTAATTGTAAAATTATTGTAGAAAAACCAATTGGAAGTTCATATAAAACTTCAAAAAAAATTCATAAAAAAATTAATATTTTTTTTAAAGAAAAACAAATTTTTAGGATTGATCATTATTTAGGAAAAGAGACCATTATAAATTTATTTTTTTTAAAATTTTTAAACCCTATATTTTTCAATAATTGGAGTAATAAAACTATTGATCATATTCAAATAACTTTATCAGAAGAATTAGGAGTAGAAAATAGATGGAATTATTTTAATTCAATAGGACAAACTAGAGATATGGTTCAAAATCATTTATTACAAATAATATCTATTCTTGCTATGGAAACTCCAATAAATTTAAATTTTAAAAATATTCAAAACGAAAAATTAAAAGTATTAAAGTCATTACGAATAATTAATAAAAAAAATATTAATATAAAAACTGTTCGAGGGCAATATTCTAATAGTAATATTCATGGAATTAAAATTCCAGCATATACAGAAGAATCAAAAATTTGTAATAAAAGCTTAACAGAAACTTTTGTTGCAATAAAAATAAATATAGATAATCATAAATGGTTTGGAATTCCATTTTATGTTCGAACAGGTAAGAAGTTAAAAAAAAAAAAATCTGAAATCGTAATTGTTTTTAAATCTATTAAATTTAATATTTTTAAAAATAATAAAAAAAATATTCCAAAGAATAGATTACATATACGTATTCAACCTAATGAAGGTTTAAGATTATTTATATTAAACAAAAAACCTAGTTTAAATAAAAATATTAAATATAAAGAAATTAAATTATCTAATTCATATCATAAAATATTTAAAAAAAAATATATACATGATGCATATGAAAAATTAATATTTGAAGTAATTAGAAATAAACAATCTTTATTTGTTAGTAAAAAAGAAGTTGAACAATCTTGGAAATGGATAGACTCTTTAATGAATGCGTGGAAATTAAAAAAATCTAAAGTAGAACTTTATCAACCTGGAAGTTGGGGGCCTAAATCTTCAGAAAATCTTTTAAAAAAAAATGGTTATAATTGGTATTAA